Proteins encoded together in one Struthio camelus isolate bStrCam1 chromosome 19, bStrCam1.hap1, whole genome shotgun sequence window:
- the CEP131 gene encoding centrosomal protein of 131 kDa isoform X3 produces MKSTRSSSSFQGVSSDSVDLSLTGLPVQVTRRPSSASPAKHMARSISVITDSKPKKNALEDAGSRAINNLRRSNSTTQVNQRVNRTLSPEQTGDFLTFFDSSSGGRKKLASLSKASPEKKSTWNILDDQPRAFPGSSGTHGSGTLEPPAGMRKKEATVLLAANFTANNRSNKGAMGNCVTTMVHNNYSTTDKGPAPKSSNQAPSSLNNVIKAASNEDNESSSFMKSQKNFSSNNIMTHNNNSSLLRRKEVTEEEAERFIQQVNVAAVTIQRWYRHHSQRHRMGAAALGRLLASKREERQQQMEEGNILDLHEKKDEERRKIREEKARLARRAAVQELQQKRAQKASDAKRLAEEELALMKESRRAAKKKPAKPASAKNVSPANSVIKANNAVTAEPEESTVADLSSMPSQDHGAEDKLQDVSSRETGREDLEMVVTAASRAQSKVTLNELLDTLRLLEEEPELLPQPKLFKKDKYAWIDGEPDSNSLTADNLEKFGKLNHSPGVPEDGALLSEAKLQSIISFLDEMEKSEQERPRSAASVTQREGLLSEEELAHLEQASVVATEVTSSIMRLKLEVEEKKRAVSLLQTALAQQRELTVRHVKQTEKELSHQLRLQREQYEAAIQRHLAFIDKLIDDKKVLSEKCEAVVAELKQVDQKYSKKIAQMQEEHELEIKKLKELMSATEKIRREKWMDEKTKKIKEITVKGLEPEIQKLIAKHKQDIKKLKMLHEAELLQSDERAAQRYFRQAEELRDLLEREKEEQSQRERELARQRCEKHLEQEEQALQQQRRRLYAEVAEEKERLSQQAARQRAELEELRQQLEANSSAVTKALKEEYAKEKEERERRHQAEVKVLKDRLEIEKQAWEANYMKKEEAWLLSRERELREEVRKERDKEIELVIQRLEADMSSAKEECERAAENRIKRIRDKYEAEVQELERSERKLQERCNELKGRQAELEGESLRLQGLVKHKEQEVEEIRKVRDQLAQERSSLAEVIRQEFADRLVGTEEENKRLKAEMAEMRARHRLELDRVVREKDEELEEVHRRVKTAIVKKEESVNSLRKQYEVAVKRADHLEALLEQQRKQLLAAK; encoded by the exons atgaagagcACCCGTAGCAGTTCCTCGTTCCAAGGTGTCAGTTCTGACAGCGTGGACTTGAGCCTAACAGGCCTCCCTGTGCAGGTTACGCGACGCCCGAGCAGCGCGTCTCCTGCCAAGCACATGGCCCGCTCCATCTCAGTCATCACTGACAGCAAACCAAAGAAGAATGCTCTG GAAGATGCGGGATCCCGGGCAATTAACAACCTCCGGAGATCCAATAGCACCACCCAAGTTAACCAGCGGGTGAACAGAACGCTCAG CCCAGAGCAGACAGGAGACTTCCTGACCTTCTTTGACAGCAGTTCTGGTGGAAGAAAGAAACTGGCGAGTCTGAGCAAAGCCTCCCCAGAGAAAAAATCGACATGGAACATCTTG GACGATCAACCACGAGCGTTCCCTGGCTCATCCGGCACACATGGCTCCGGCACCCTTGAGCCACCGGCAGGCATGAGGAAAAAAGAAGCCACTGTGCTCCTGGCAGCCAATTTCACTGCCAACAACAG GAGCAACAAGGGCGCGATGGGCAACTGCGTCACCACCATGGTGCACAACAACTACTCCACCACTGATAAGGGGCCTGCACCCAAAAGCTCCAACCAAGCACCGAGCTCCCTCAA CAATGTTATCAAAGCAGCCTCAAATGAGGACAACGAAAGCAGCAGTTTCATGAAGTCTCAGAAGAATTTCTCCAGCAACAACATCATGAcccacaacaacaacagcagtctACTCCGGAGGAAGGAGGTGACTGAAGAAGAGGCGGAGAG GTTCATTCAGCAGGTGAATGTTGCAGCTGTAACTATCCAACGCTGGTACCGACACCACTCACAAAGGCACAGGAtgggagcagctgctctggggcGCCTGTTGGCTTCCAAAAGAGAG gaaaggcagcagcagaTGGAGGAGGGGAACATTCTGGATTTGCATGAGAAAAAGGATGAGGAACGTCGGAAGATCCGAGAGGAGAAAGCACGCCTGGCCCGACGTGCTGCTGTCCAG GAGCTGCAACAGAAAAGGGCCCAAAAGGCTTCTGACGCAAAGCGCTTGGCAGAAGAAGAGCTTGCACTGATGAAGGAGAGCAGAAGGGCCGCAAAGAAAAAGCCTGCCAAACCTGCTTCTGCAAAGAATGTCAGTCCAGCCAACAGTGTCATCAAAGCCAATAATGCTG TTACTGCAGAGCCAGAAGAAAGCACCGTCGCAGACCTCAGCTCCATGCCTTCACAGGATCACGGGGCAGAGGACAAGTTGCAG GATGTGAGCTCcagagagacaggcagagaggatCTGGAGATGGTGGTTACTGCTGCCAGCAGGGCTCAGTCCAAAGTCACTCTCAATGAGCTGCTGGACACCCTCAGGCTGCTGGAGGAAGAGccagagctgctgccccagccgaAACTCTTCAAGAAGGACAAATATGCCTGGATAGATGGG GAGCCGGACTCCAATTCCCTGACTGCTGATAACTTGGAGAAGTTTGGGAAGTTGAACCATTCGCCTGGGGTCCCTGAGGATGGAGCCCTGCTCTCAGAGGCCAAACTCCAAAGCATCATCAGCTTCCTGGACGAGATGGAGAAGTCTGAACAGGAGAGGCCCAGATCTGCTGCTTCGGTGACGCAGCGGGAG GGACTCCTCTCTGAAGAGGAGCTGGCTCACTTGGAGCAGGCATCAGTTGTTGCCACGGAAGTCACCAGCTCCATTATGAGGCTGAAGCTGGAAGTGGAGGAGAAGAAGCGAGCtgtcagcctgctgcaaacagcacTG GCTCAGCAGAGGGAACTGACTGTTCGGCACGTCAAACAGACCGAGAAGGAGCTCAGCCACCAGCTCAGGCTGCAGAGAGAACAGTATGAGGCCGCTATCCAGCGGCACCTGGCCTTCATCGACAAG CTCATTGATGATAAGAAGGTGCTGAGTGAGAAGTGTGAGGCCGTGGTAGCTGAGCTGAAACAAGTAGACCAGAAATACAGCAAGAAGATCGCCCAGATGCAGGAGGAGCATGAGCTG GAGATCAAGAAACTCAAGGAACTGATGAGTGCAACAGAGAAAATAAGGCGAGAGAAGTGGATGGATGAGAAAACCAAAAAGATCAAAGAAATCACTGTGAAAG GGCTGGAGCCAGAGATCCAGAAACTCATCGCCAAACACAAGCAGGACATCAAGAAGCTGAAGATGCTGCACGAGGCAGAACTGCTGCAATCTGATGAGCGGGCAGCCCAGCGCTACTTCCGTCAGGCAGAGGAGCTGCGGGACCTGCTGGAGCGTGAGAAGGAGGAGCAGAGCCAGCGGGAGAGGGAGCTGGCCCGGCAGCG GTGTGAGAAGCAcctggagcaggaggagcaggcgcTGCAGCAGCAGCGACGCCGGCTCTACGCAGAGGTGGCTGAGGAGAAGGAGCGGCTCAGCCAGCAAGCGGCAAG gcagagagcagagctggaggagctgaggcagcagctggaggcGAACAGCTCTGCTGTCACCAAGGCACTGAAGGAGGAATatgcaaaggagaaggaagagcgtGAGAGGCGGCATCAG GCAGAAGTGAAGGTGCTGAAGGACCGGCTGGAGATTGAGAAGCAGGCCTGGGAGGCAAACTACATGAAGAAGGAG GAAGCCTGGCTGCTCTCCCGGGAGCGGGAGCTGAGGGAGGAggtgaggaaggagagagacaaaGAGATCGAGTTGGTAATCCAGCGCCTGGAGGCCGACATGTCCTCCGCCAAGGAGGAGTGCGAGAGGGCGGCAGAGAACAG GATTAAGAGGATCCGAGACAAGTATGAGGCAGAGGTCCAGGAGCTGGAGCGATCTGAGCGGAAGCTGCAGGAGCGCTGCAATGAACTGAAGGGGCGGCAGGCTGAGCTGGAAGGGGAGAGCCTTCGTCTGCAGGGCCTGGTGAAGCACAAGGAGCAGGAGGTGGAAGAGATAAGGAAG GTGAGGGACCAGCTGGCCCAGGAGCGGAGCAGCCTGGCAGAAGTGATCCGCCAGGAATTTGCTGACAGGCTAGTGGGGACAGAGGAGGAGAACAAGCGGCTAAAGGCAGAGATGGCAGAGATGAGAGCTCGGCATCGcctggagctggacagggtagTGCGGGAAAAGGATGAAGAGCTGGAGGAAGTTCACAGGAG GGTGAAGACAGCCATTGTGAAGAAGGAAGAGAGCGTGAACAGCCTTCGGAAGCAGTATGAA GTGGCTGTGAAGAGAGCTGACCACCTGGAAGCCCTTCTAGAGCAACAGCGAAAACAGCTGCTGGCTGCCAAATAA
- the CEP131 gene encoding centrosomal protein of 131 kDa isoform X6: MKSTRSSSSFQGVSSDSVDLSLTGLPVQVTRRPSSASPAKHMARSISVITDSKPKKNALEDAGSRAINNLRRSNSTTQVNQRVNRTLSSSGGRKKLASLSKASPEKKSTWNILDDQPRAFPGSSGTHGSGTLEPPAGMRKKEATVLLAANFTANNRSNKGAMGNCVTTMVHNNYSTTDKGPAPKSSNQAPSSLNNVIKAASNEDNESSSFMKSQKNFSSNNIMTHNNNSSLLRRKEVTEEEAERFIQQVNVAAVTIQRWYRHHSQRHRMGAAALGRLLASKREERQQQMEEGNILDLHEKKDEERRKIREEKARLARRAAVQELQQKRAQKASDAKRLAEEELALMKESRRAAKKKPAKPASAKNVSPANSVIKANNAVTAEPEESTVADLSSMPSQDHGAEDKLQDVSSRETGREDLEMVVTAASRAQSKVTLNELLDTLRLLEEEPELLPQPKLFKKDKYAWIDGEPDSNSLTADNLEKFGKLNHSPGVPEDGALLSEAKLQSIISFLDEMEKSEQERPRSAASVTQREGLLSEEELAHLEQASVVATEVTSSIMRLKLEVEEKKRAVSLLQTALAQQRELTVRHVKQTEKELSHQLRLQREQYEAAIQRHLAFIDKLIDDKKVLSEKCEAVVAELKQVDQKYSKKIAQMQEEHELEIKKLKELMSATEKIRREKWMDEKTKKIKEITVKGLEPEIQKLIAKHKQDIKKLKMLHEAELLQSDERAAQRYFRQAEELRDLLEREKEEQSQRERELARQRCEKHLEQEEQALQQQRRRLYAEVAEEKERLSQQAARQRAELEELRQQLEANSSAVTKALKEEYAKEKEERERRHQAEVKVLKDRLEIEKQAWEANYMKKEEAWLLSRERELREEVRKERDKEIELVIQRLEADMSSAKEECERAAENRIKRIRDKYEAEVQELERSERKLQERCNELKGRQAELEGESLRLQGLVKHKEQEVEEIRKVRDQLAQERSSLAEVIRQEFADRLVGTEEENKRLKAEMAEMRARHRLELDRVVREKDEELEEVHRRVKTAIVKKEESVNSLRKQYEVAVKRADHLEALLEQQRKQLLAAK, translated from the exons atgaagagcACCCGTAGCAGTTCCTCGTTCCAAGGTGTCAGTTCTGACAGCGTGGACTTGAGCCTAACAGGCCTCCCTGTGCAGGTTACGCGACGCCCGAGCAGCGCGTCTCCTGCCAAGCACATGGCCCGCTCCATCTCAGTCATCACTGACAGCAAACCAAAGAAGAATGCTCTG GAAGATGCGGGATCCCGGGCAATTAACAACCTCCGGAGATCCAATAGCACCACCCAAGTTAACCAGCGGGTGAACAGAACGCTCAG CAGTTCTGGTGGAAGAAAGAAACTGGCGAGTCTGAGCAAAGCCTCCCCAGAGAAAAAATCGACATGGAACATCTTG GACGATCAACCACGAGCGTTCCCTGGCTCATCCGGCACACATGGCTCCGGCACCCTTGAGCCACCGGCAGGCATGAGGAAAAAAGAAGCCACTGTGCTCCTGGCAGCCAATTTCACTGCCAACAACAG GAGCAACAAGGGCGCGATGGGCAACTGCGTCACCACCATGGTGCACAACAACTACTCCACCACTGATAAGGGGCCTGCACCCAAAAGCTCCAACCAAGCACCGAGCTCCCTCAA CAATGTTATCAAAGCAGCCTCAAATGAGGACAACGAAAGCAGCAGTTTCATGAAGTCTCAGAAGAATTTCTCCAGCAACAACATCATGAcccacaacaacaacagcagtctACTCCGGAGGAAGGAGGTGACTGAAGAAGAGGCGGAGAG GTTCATTCAGCAGGTGAATGTTGCAGCTGTAACTATCCAACGCTGGTACCGACACCACTCACAAAGGCACAGGAtgggagcagctgctctggggcGCCTGTTGGCTTCCAAAAGAGAG gaaaggcagcagcagaTGGAGGAGGGGAACATTCTGGATTTGCATGAGAAAAAGGATGAGGAACGTCGGAAGATCCGAGAGGAGAAAGCACGCCTGGCCCGACGTGCTGCTGTCCAG GAGCTGCAACAGAAAAGGGCCCAAAAGGCTTCTGACGCAAAGCGCTTGGCAGAAGAAGAGCTTGCACTGATGAAGGAGAGCAGAAGGGCCGCAAAGAAAAAGCCTGCCAAACCTGCTTCTGCAAAGAATGTCAGTCCAGCCAACAGTGTCATCAAAGCCAATAATGCTG TTACTGCAGAGCCAGAAGAAAGCACCGTCGCAGACCTCAGCTCCATGCCTTCACAGGATCACGGGGCAGAGGACAAGTTGCAG GATGTGAGCTCcagagagacaggcagagaggatCTGGAGATGGTGGTTACTGCTGCCAGCAGGGCTCAGTCCAAAGTCACTCTCAATGAGCTGCTGGACACCCTCAGGCTGCTGGAGGAAGAGccagagctgctgccccagccgaAACTCTTCAAGAAGGACAAATATGCCTGGATAGATGGG GAGCCGGACTCCAATTCCCTGACTGCTGATAACTTGGAGAAGTTTGGGAAGTTGAACCATTCGCCTGGGGTCCCTGAGGATGGAGCCCTGCTCTCAGAGGCCAAACTCCAAAGCATCATCAGCTTCCTGGACGAGATGGAGAAGTCTGAACAGGAGAGGCCCAGATCTGCTGCTTCGGTGACGCAGCGGGAG GGACTCCTCTCTGAAGAGGAGCTGGCTCACTTGGAGCAGGCATCAGTTGTTGCCACGGAAGTCACCAGCTCCATTATGAGGCTGAAGCTGGAAGTGGAGGAGAAGAAGCGAGCtgtcagcctgctgcaaacagcacTG GCTCAGCAGAGGGAACTGACTGTTCGGCACGTCAAACAGACCGAGAAGGAGCTCAGCCACCAGCTCAGGCTGCAGAGAGAACAGTATGAGGCCGCTATCCAGCGGCACCTGGCCTTCATCGACAAG CTCATTGATGATAAGAAGGTGCTGAGTGAGAAGTGTGAGGCCGTGGTAGCTGAGCTGAAACAAGTAGACCAGAAATACAGCAAGAAGATCGCCCAGATGCAGGAGGAGCATGAGCTG GAGATCAAGAAACTCAAGGAACTGATGAGTGCAACAGAGAAAATAAGGCGAGAGAAGTGGATGGATGAGAAAACCAAAAAGATCAAAGAAATCACTGTGAAAG GGCTGGAGCCAGAGATCCAGAAACTCATCGCCAAACACAAGCAGGACATCAAGAAGCTGAAGATGCTGCACGAGGCAGAACTGCTGCAATCTGATGAGCGGGCAGCCCAGCGCTACTTCCGTCAGGCAGAGGAGCTGCGGGACCTGCTGGAGCGTGAGAAGGAGGAGCAGAGCCAGCGGGAGAGGGAGCTGGCCCGGCAGCG GTGTGAGAAGCAcctggagcaggaggagcaggcgcTGCAGCAGCAGCGACGCCGGCTCTACGCAGAGGTGGCTGAGGAGAAGGAGCGGCTCAGCCAGCAAGCGGCAAG gcagagagcagagctggaggagctgaggcagcagctggaggcGAACAGCTCTGCTGTCACCAAGGCACTGAAGGAGGAATatgcaaaggagaaggaagagcgtGAGAGGCGGCATCAG GCAGAAGTGAAGGTGCTGAAGGACCGGCTGGAGATTGAGAAGCAGGCCTGGGAGGCAAACTACATGAAGAAGGAG GAAGCCTGGCTGCTCTCCCGGGAGCGGGAGCTGAGGGAGGAggtgaggaaggagagagacaaaGAGATCGAGTTGGTAATCCAGCGCCTGGAGGCCGACATGTCCTCCGCCAAGGAGGAGTGCGAGAGGGCGGCAGAGAACAG GATTAAGAGGATCCGAGACAAGTATGAGGCAGAGGTCCAGGAGCTGGAGCGATCTGAGCGGAAGCTGCAGGAGCGCTGCAATGAACTGAAGGGGCGGCAGGCTGAGCTGGAAGGGGAGAGCCTTCGTCTGCAGGGCCTGGTGAAGCACAAGGAGCAGGAGGTGGAAGAGATAAGGAAG GTGAGGGACCAGCTGGCCCAGGAGCGGAGCAGCCTGGCAGAAGTGATCCGCCAGGAATTTGCTGACAGGCTAGTGGGGACAGAGGAGGAGAACAAGCGGCTAAAGGCAGAGATGGCAGAGATGAGAGCTCGGCATCGcctggagctggacagggtagTGCGGGAAAAGGATGAAGAGCTGGAGGAAGTTCACAGGAG GGTGAAGACAGCCATTGTGAAGAAGGAAGAGAGCGTGAACAGCCTTCGGAAGCAGTATGAA GTGGCTGTGAAGAGAGCTGACCACCTGGAAGCCCTTCTAGAGCAACAGCGAAAACAGCTGCTGGCTGCCAAATAA
- the CEP131 gene encoding centrosomal protein of 131 kDa isoform X9 has protein sequence MKSTRSSSSFQGVSSDSVDLSLTGLPVQVTRRPSSASPAKHMARSISVITDSKPKKNALEDAGSRAINNLRRSNSTTQVNQRVNRTLSPEQTGDFLTFFDSSSGGRKKLASLSKASPEKKSTWNILDDQPRAFPGSSGTHGSGTLEPPAGMRKKEATVLLAANFTANNRSNKGAMGNCVTTMVHNNYSTTDKGPAPKSSNQAPSSLNNVIKAASNEDNESSSFMKSQKNFSSNNIMTHNNNSSLLRRKEVTEEEAERFIQQVNVAAVTIQRWYRHHSQRHRMGAAALGRLLASKREERQQQMEEGNILDLHEKKDEERRKIREEKARLARRAAVQELQQKRAQKASDAKRLAEEELALMKESRRAAKKKPAKPASAKNVSPANSVIKANNAVTAEPEESTVADLSSMPSQDHGAEDKLQDVSSRETGREDLEMVVTAASRAQSKVTLNELLDTLRLLEEEPELLPQPKLFKKDKYAWIDGEPDSNSLTADNLEKFGKLNHSPGVPEDGALLSEAKLQSIISFLDEMEKSEQERPRSAASVTQREGLLSEEELAHLEQASVVATEVTSSIMRLKLEVEEKKRAVSLLQTALAQQRELTVRHVKQTEKELSHQLRLQREQYEAAIQRHLAFIDKEIKKLKELMSATEKIRREKWMDEKTKKIKEITVKGLEPEIQKLIAKHKQDIKKLKMLHEAELLQSDERAAQRYFRQAEELRDLLEREKEEQSQRERELARQRCEKHLEQEEQALQQQRRRLYAEVAEEKERLSQQAARQRAELEELRQQLEANSSAVTKALKEEYAKEKEERERRHQAEVKVLKDRLEIEKQAWEANYMKKEEAWLLSRERELREEVRKERDKEIELVIQRLEADMSSAKEECERAAENRIKRIRDKYEAEVQELERSERKLQERCNELKGRQAELEGESLRLQGLVKHKEQEVEEIRKVRDQLAQERSSLAEVIRQEFADRLVGTEEENKRLKAEMAEMRARHRLELDRVVREKDEELEEVHRRVKTAIVKKEESVNSLRKQYEVAVKRADHLEALLEQQRKQLLAAK, from the exons atgaagagcACCCGTAGCAGTTCCTCGTTCCAAGGTGTCAGTTCTGACAGCGTGGACTTGAGCCTAACAGGCCTCCCTGTGCAGGTTACGCGACGCCCGAGCAGCGCGTCTCCTGCCAAGCACATGGCCCGCTCCATCTCAGTCATCACTGACAGCAAACCAAAGAAGAATGCTCTG GAAGATGCGGGATCCCGGGCAATTAACAACCTCCGGAGATCCAATAGCACCACCCAAGTTAACCAGCGGGTGAACAGAACGCTCAG CCCAGAGCAGACAGGAGACTTCCTGACCTTCTTTGACAGCAGTTCTGGTGGAAGAAAGAAACTGGCGAGTCTGAGCAAAGCCTCCCCAGAGAAAAAATCGACATGGAACATCTTG GACGATCAACCACGAGCGTTCCCTGGCTCATCCGGCACACATGGCTCCGGCACCCTTGAGCCACCGGCAGGCATGAGGAAAAAAGAAGCCACTGTGCTCCTGGCAGCCAATTTCACTGCCAACAACAG GAGCAACAAGGGCGCGATGGGCAACTGCGTCACCACCATGGTGCACAACAACTACTCCACCACTGATAAGGGGCCTGCACCCAAAAGCTCCAACCAAGCACCGAGCTCCCTCAA CAATGTTATCAAAGCAGCCTCAAATGAGGACAACGAAAGCAGCAGTTTCATGAAGTCTCAGAAGAATTTCTCCAGCAACAACATCATGAcccacaacaacaacagcagtctACTCCGGAGGAAGGAGGTGACTGAAGAAGAGGCGGAGAG GTTCATTCAGCAGGTGAATGTTGCAGCTGTAACTATCCAACGCTGGTACCGACACCACTCACAAAGGCACAGGAtgggagcagctgctctggggcGCCTGTTGGCTTCCAAAAGAGAG gaaaggcagcagcagaTGGAGGAGGGGAACATTCTGGATTTGCATGAGAAAAAGGATGAGGAACGTCGGAAGATCCGAGAGGAGAAAGCACGCCTGGCCCGACGTGCTGCTGTCCAG GAGCTGCAACAGAAAAGGGCCCAAAAGGCTTCTGACGCAAAGCGCTTGGCAGAAGAAGAGCTTGCACTGATGAAGGAGAGCAGAAGGGCCGCAAAGAAAAAGCCTGCCAAACCTGCTTCTGCAAAGAATGTCAGTCCAGCCAACAGTGTCATCAAAGCCAATAATGCTG TTACTGCAGAGCCAGAAGAAAGCACCGTCGCAGACCTCAGCTCCATGCCTTCACAGGATCACGGGGCAGAGGACAAGTTGCAG GATGTGAGCTCcagagagacaggcagagaggatCTGGAGATGGTGGTTACTGCTGCCAGCAGGGCTCAGTCCAAAGTCACTCTCAATGAGCTGCTGGACACCCTCAGGCTGCTGGAGGAAGAGccagagctgctgccccagccgaAACTCTTCAAGAAGGACAAATATGCCTGGATAGATGGG GAGCCGGACTCCAATTCCCTGACTGCTGATAACTTGGAGAAGTTTGGGAAGTTGAACCATTCGCCTGGGGTCCCTGAGGATGGAGCCCTGCTCTCAGAGGCCAAACTCCAAAGCATCATCAGCTTCCTGGACGAGATGGAGAAGTCTGAACAGGAGAGGCCCAGATCTGCTGCTTCGGTGACGCAGCGGGAG GGACTCCTCTCTGAAGAGGAGCTGGCTCACTTGGAGCAGGCATCAGTTGTTGCCACGGAAGTCACCAGCTCCATTATGAGGCTGAAGCTGGAAGTGGAGGAGAAGAAGCGAGCtgtcagcctgctgcaaacagcacTG GCTCAGCAGAGGGAACTGACTGTTCGGCACGTCAAACAGACCGAGAAGGAGCTCAGCCACCAGCTCAGGCTGCAGAGAGAACAGTATGAGGCCGCTATCCAGCGGCACCTGGCCTTCATCGACAAG GAGATCAAGAAACTCAAGGAACTGATGAGTGCAACAGAGAAAATAAGGCGAGAGAAGTGGATGGATGAGAAAACCAAAAAGATCAAAGAAATCACTGTGAAAG GGCTGGAGCCAGAGATCCAGAAACTCATCGCCAAACACAAGCAGGACATCAAGAAGCTGAAGATGCTGCACGAGGCAGAACTGCTGCAATCTGATGAGCGGGCAGCCCAGCGCTACTTCCGTCAGGCAGAGGAGCTGCGGGACCTGCTGGAGCGTGAGAAGGAGGAGCAGAGCCAGCGGGAGAGGGAGCTGGCCCGGCAGCG GTGTGAGAAGCAcctggagcaggaggagcaggcgcTGCAGCAGCAGCGACGCCGGCTCTACGCAGAGGTGGCTGAGGAGAAGGAGCGGCTCAGCCAGCAAGCGGCAAG gcagagagcagagctggaggagctgaggcagcagctggaggcGAACAGCTCTGCTGTCACCAAGGCACTGAAGGAGGAATatgcaaaggagaaggaagagcgtGAGAGGCGGCATCAG GCAGAAGTGAAGGTGCTGAAGGACCGGCTGGAGATTGAGAAGCAGGCCTGGGAGGCAAACTACATGAAGAAGGAG GAAGCCTGGCTGCTCTCCCGGGAGCGGGAGCTGAGGGAGGAggtgaggaaggagagagacaaaGAGATCGAGTTGGTAATCCAGCGCCTGGAGGCCGACATGTCCTCCGCCAAGGAGGAGTGCGAGAGGGCGGCAGAGAACAG GATTAAGAGGATCCGAGACAAGTATGAGGCAGAGGTCCAGGAGCTGGAGCGATCTGAGCGGAAGCTGCAGGAGCGCTGCAATGAACTGAAGGGGCGGCAGGCTGAGCTGGAAGGGGAGAGCCTTCGTCTGCAGGGCCTGGTGAAGCACAAGGAGCAGGAGGTGGAAGAGATAAGGAAG GTGAGGGACCAGCTGGCCCAGGAGCGGAGCAGCCTGGCAGAAGTGATCCGCCAGGAATTTGCTGACAGGCTAGTGGGGACAGAGGAGGAGAACAAGCGGCTAAAGGCAGAGATGGCAGAGATGAGAGCTCGGCATCGcctggagctggacagggtagTGCGGGAAAAGGATGAAGAGCTGGAGGAAGTTCACAGGAG GGTGAAGACAGCCATTGTGAAGAAGGAAGAGAGCGTGAACAGCCTTCGGAAGCAGTATGAA GTGGCTGTGAAGAGAGCTGACCACCTGGAAGCCCTTCTAGAGCAACAGCGAAAACAGCTGCTGGCTGCCAAATAA